GCAATGGCCCTGTACATAGCTCCGGTATCGATATATACGAGCCCCAGCTTTTCTGCCAGCATCTTACTGACGGTGCTTTTACCGGCGCCTGAAGGACCATCTACGGCAATGATCAGCTTTAACATTAGCACCTTAAGCCCCCCCCCCTTAAAAACTCAAGTAGATCAAAAAAGCCAGGAAAGGAGACGTTAACACAATCGCTGCCGTTTATCAGGGTTTCACCGGTCGCTATAAGGCCTGCCACAGCCATAGACATGGCAATTCTATGGTCACCGTGACCGGCAACAGAAGCACCCATTACCTGTTCTGAACCATCAATAACAAAACCGTCTTCCAGTTCTTCAATAGAAATACCGAGTTTTTTAAGTTCCAACGTCATGGCAGAGATGCGGTCACACTCTTTTACCCTCAATTCCTTCGCATCGGTCACTTTTGTCCGGCCTTCGGCAAAAGCGGCGGCAACGGCAAGAAGGGGAATTTCGTCAATTGCCCTTGGAATCACATCACCACCCACCTCTACAGCTTTAAGTTTACTGGAAGAAACTATAATATCGGCCACCGGCTCCCCGGCAACGTCTCTTTCCTTTTCATACTTAATGTCCCCACCCATTTCTCTAAGAATATCCACAATTCCTGTTCTTGTCGGATTGATGCCCACGTTTTTTAGTTCAATTTGCGAACCTTCAATAATCAGGGCAGCGACAATAAAAAAAGCGGCGGAAGAAATATCACCGGGAACAGTCACGTCAGCAGAACCTAGTTCAACGCCTCCTTCAATCTCAAATCCATTATTATCAAGCACGGCACACCTTGCTCCCATGGCATGAAGCATTCTTTCCGTATGATCTCTCGACAAGGACGGTTCATAAACCCTTGTTATTCCCCGGGCTCTAAGTCCAGCCAGTATGATTGACGATTTAACCTGGGCGCTTGCAATGGGTGAATGATAGTCAATTCCCTTAAGAGCGGCGCCGTTAATAGCGAGAGGGAGCTTTTCTCCCCCTTCCCTTCCCCAAATGCGCGCGCCCATTTGTGAAAGGGGATCAACGACCCTTTTCATGGGTCTTTTACGCAGATAGTTGTCTCCCGTAATAACGGTAAAAAAATCCTGGCCGGCAAAGAGCCCCGTCAGAAGCCTCGTCGTTGTTCCCGAATTTCCCGCATCGATCACATCCCGGGGCTCCTTAAGACCATTTAAGCCCACACCCTGAACAACAATCTCTTCCTTTGAATAATCAATCTCCACACCTGCGCTTCTCATGGCATTTAAAGTGCTGATGCAATCTTCACCTTCCAGAAAGTTGGTTATTCTCGACTTTCCCCGCCCAATAGCCGAGAGCATGAGGGCTCTGTGAGAAATCGATTTATCACCGGGAACAGCAATAGTCCCCTTAAGAGCCTTTGCGCTCTTTATTAAGCTATCCGTCATATAGAGTCCCTGGCCCTCTTGGAACACTCAAAATTCTCCATCAAGCCCTGATGATCATCACCATTTATCATGGCTTTAATGCTTTCAAGTTCCGTCATATAAGCATCGATCAGTTCGAGAAGGGCCCCTTTGTTCATAAAACAAATATCCCGCCACATTTCGGGACTGCTCGATGCAATACGGGTAAAATCACGAAATCCACCGGCAGAGTATTTTAGAATGCTTTCATCAAAATCCTTAACACCATCTACTGTATTGACAAGCGCATAGGCAACAATATGGGGAAGGTGACTGATAGCGGCAAGAATTTTATCATGGGACT
The DNA window shown above is from Deltaproteobacteria bacterium and carries:
- the aroA gene encoding 3-phosphoshikimate 1-carboxyvinyltransferase, producing the protein MTDSLIKSAKALKGTIAVPGDKSISHRALMLSAIGRGKSRITNFLEGEDCISTLNAMRSAGVEIDYSKEEIVVQGVGLNGLKEPRDVIDAGNSGTTTRLLTGLFAGQDFFTVITGDNYLRKRPMKRVVDPLSQMGARIWGREGGEKLPLAINGAALKGIDYHSPIASAQVKSSIILAGLRARGITRVYEPSLSRDHTERMLHAMGARCAVLDNNGFEIEGGVELGSADVTVPGDISSAAFFIVAALIIEGSQIELKNVGINPTRTGIVDILREMGGDIKYEKERDVAGEPVADIIVSSSKLKAVEVGGDVIPRAIDEIPLLAVAAAFAEGRTKVTDAKELRVKECDRISAMTLELKKLGISIEELEDGFVIDGSEQVMGASVAGHGDHRIAMSMAVAGLIATGETLINGSDCVNVSFPGFFDLLEFLRGGGLRC